A window of the Pseudomonas gozinkensis genome harbors these coding sequences:
- the ybgF gene encoding tol-pal system protein YbgF has translation MRTCRRAVTVLALSLAPLAAWAAVPVVDDNSGYNNSGSSYPPAGYGTNGAYAGGAASAPASAQGMLFNQLQQMQDQISRQQGVIEELQNQIARMKQESLERYQDLDRRIGSGVAPAATPENSSAGGDASAAAGAAAGAGAAAAAQAPAAGSEPADPAKEKLYYDAAFDLIKAKDFDKASQAFAAFLRKYPNSQYAGNAQYWLGEVNLAKGDLQGAGQAFAKVSQLYPKHAKVPDSLYKLADVERRLGHTDKVKGILQQVVAQYPGTSAAQLAQRDLQRM, from the coding sequence ATGCGAACGTGCCGTCGTGCTGTAACTGTTCTGGCTCTCAGCCTCGCGCCGCTTGCGGCGTGGGCTGCGGTTCCTGTGGTCGATGACAACTCCGGTTATAACAATAGCGGGAGCAGTTATCCGCCTGCAGGTTACGGTACGAACGGCGCCTATGCCGGGGGAGCGGCTTCGGCCCCTGCCTCGGCACAAGGCATGCTGTTCAACCAACTGCAACAAATGCAGGATCAGATATCGCGCCAGCAGGGCGTGATCGAAGAACTGCAGAATCAGATTGCGCGCATGAAGCAGGAATCCCTGGAGCGATACCAGGATCTTGATCGGCGCATAGGATCCGGCGTTGCACCTGCCGCGACTCCCGAGAATTCTTCTGCCGGTGGCGATGCAAGTGCTGCTGCCGGTGCCGCCGCTGGAGCCGGTGCCGCTGCGGCCGCCCAGGCACCTGCCGCGGGTAGCGAACCGGCTGATCCGGCCAAGGAAAAGCTGTATTACGATGCCGCTTTCGACCTGATCAAGGCCAAGGATTTCGACAAGGCCAGCCAGGCGTTTGCCGCTTTCCTGCGTAAATACCCGAATAGCCAATACGCGGGCAATGCCCAGTACTGGCTGGGTGAAGTGAATCTGGCCAAAGGTGATCTGCAAGGTGCAGGTCAGGCTTTCGCCAAGGTTTCGCAGCTGTATCCCAAGCACGCCAAAGTGCCGGATTCGCTGTACAAGCTGGCTGACGTAGAGCGCCGCCTCGGTCATACCGACAAGGTCAAAGGCATTCTGCAGCAGGTGGTGGCCCAATATCCGGGCACGTCCGCCGCACAGTTGGCGCAGCGCGATCTGCAACGCATGTAA
- a CDS encoding RDD family protein, whose product MSKHLLTPQGDFPAVGLGRRLAAMFYDFLLCTALLIVTGFIYKLIQAAIIGEERLRVLTDAGKLDGDPLYSTVLLLVLFGFFAKFWTHAGQTLGMQVWGIRVQNADGTAISLWQALLRFMVSIASWLCLGLGFFWSLFDKQKRAWHDIYSDTQLVRIPKKTK is encoded by the coding sequence ATGTCGAAACACCTGCTCACTCCCCAGGGCGATTTCCCCGCCGTCGGCCTGGGTCGTCGCCTGGCAGCGATGTTCTACGATTTCCTTCTGTGCACCGCTCTGCTGATCGTCACGGGATTCATTTATAAGCTGATCCAGGCCGCGATCATCGGTGAAGAGCGCCTGCGAGTGCTGACCGACGCCGGCAAGCTCGACGGAGACCCGCTGTACTCCACCGTGCTGCTGCTGGTGCTGTTCGGTTTCTTCGCCAAATTCTGGACTCACGCCGGCCAGACCCTGGGCATGCAGGTCTGGGGCATTCGCGTACAGAATGCCGATGGCACCGCGATCAGCCTGTGGCAGGCGCTGCTGCGGTTCATGGTGTCGATCGCGTCGTGGTTATGCCTGGGCCTGGGGTTCTTCTGGTCGCTGTTCGACAAACAGAAACGCGCCTGGCATGACATCTACTCCGACACGCAGCTCGTGCGAATTCCGAAGAAGACCAAATAA
- a CDS encoding cold-shock protein translates to MSTRQSGTVKWFNDEKGFGFITPESGPDLFVHFRAIQGNGFKSLKEGQKVTFVAVQGQKGMQADEVIAEA, encoded by the coding sequence ATGTCCACACGTCAGAGCGGTACCGTCAAGTGGTTTAACGACGAGAAAGGTTTTGGTTTTATCACTCCAGAAAGCGGTCCGGATCTGTTCGTGCATTTCCGCGCCATTCAGGGCAACGGCTTCAAGAGCCTGAAAGAAGGCCAGAAAGTGACCTTCGTTGCTGTGCAGGGCCAGAAAGGCATGCAAGCTGATGAAGTCATCGCAGAAGCCTGA
- a CDS encoding L-serine ammonia-lyase, protein MSLSVFDLFKIGIGPSSSHTVGPMRAAARFIEGLRRENLLSATTSVRVELYGSLGATGKGHGSDKAVLLGLEGEHPDTVDTETVAARLSQIRGSGQLNLLGEHSIAFNEKEHLAMIRKPLAYHPNGMIFRAFDAAGLQIRSREYYSVGGGFVVDEDAAGADRIVEDATPLTFPFKSAKDLLGHCATYGLSISQVMLTNESAWRPEAETRAGLLKIWQVMQDCVAAGCRNEGILPGGLKVKRRAAALHRQLCKNPESSLRDPLSVLDWVNLYALAVNEENANGGRVVTAPTNGAAGIIPAVLHYYMRFIPGANDDGVVRFLLTAAAIGILYKENASISGAEVGCQGEVGVACSMAAGALCEVLGGSVQQVENAAEIGMEHNLGLTCDPIGGLVQVPCIERNAMGSVKAINAVRMAMRGDGQHFVSLDKVIRTMRQTGADMKSKYKETARGGLAVNIIEC, encoded by the coding sequence ATGTCGTTAAGCGTGTTCGACCTGTTCAAGATTGGCATCGGCCCCTCCAGCTCCCACACCGTCGGCCCGATGCGCGCAGCTGCGCGCTTCATCGAAGGCCTGCGTCGGGAAAACCTGTTGTCGGCCACCACCAGCGTCAGGGTCGAGCTGTATGGATCCCTCGGCGCCACCGGCAAGGGCCATGGCAGCGACAAGGCCGTGCTGCTGGGCCTGGAAGGTGAACACCCGGACACCGTGGATACCGAAACCGTCGCCGCCCGTCTCTCGCAGATTCGCGGCAGCGGGCAATTGAATCTGCTCGGCGAGCACAGCATCGCGTTCAACGAGAAAGAACACCTGGCAATGATCCGAAAACCGTTGGCCTATCACCCCAACGGCATGATCTTCCGTGCCTTCGATGCGGCGGGATTGCAGATCCGCAGCCGCGAGTACTACTCGGTCGGCGGTGGTTTTGTGGTCGACGAAGACGCGGCCGGCGCCGACCGCATCGTCGAAGACGCCACCCCGCTGACCTTCCCGTTCAAAAGTGCCAAGGACCTGCTCGGTCACTGCGCCACTTATGGGCTGTCGATCAGCCAGGTGATGCTGACCAACGAAAGCGCCTGGCGCCCGGAAGCGGAAACCCGTGCCGGCCTGCTGAAAATCTGGCAAGTGATGCAGGACTGCGTGGCCGCCGGCTGTCGCAACGAAGGCATTCTGCCGGGTGGCCTGAAGGTCAAGCGAAGGGCGGCGGCATTGCACCGGCAACTGTGCAAGAACCCGGAATCGTCGCTACGCGATCCGCTGTCGGTGCTGGACTGGGTCAACCTCTACGCCCTGGCCGTCAACGAAGAAAACGCCAACGGCGGGCGCGTGGTCACGGCACCGACCAACGGCGCGGCGGGAATCATTCCTGCGGTTTTGCATTACTACATGCGCTTCATTCCCGGCGCGAACGATGACGGCGTGGTGCGTTTCCTGCTGACCGCGGCGGCCATCGGCATTCTGTACAAGGAAAACGCCTCGATCTCCGGCGCCGAAGTCGGCTGTCAGGGCGAGGTCGGCGTGGCCTGTTCGATGGCGGCCGGCGCGTTGTGCGAAGTCCTCGGCGGCAGCGTGCAACAAGTGGAAAACGCTGCTGAAATCGGCATGGAACACAACCTCGGCCTGACCTGCGACCCGATTGGCGGGCTGGTTCAGGTGCCGTGCATCGAGCGCAACGCCATGGGCTCGGTGAAGGCGATCAACGCCGTGCGCATGGCCATGCGCGGAGACGGGCAGCACTTCGTCTCCCTCGACAAGGTCATCCGCACCATGCGCCAGACCGGCGCCGACATGAAAAGCAAATACAAGGAGACCGCCCGTGGCGGTCTGGCGGTCAACATTATCGAGTGCTGA
- the queE gene encoding 7-carboxy-7-deazaguanine synthase QueE, which translates to MQDTLRITEVFYSLQGETRTAGLPTVFVRLTGCPLRCQYCDSAYAFSGGTIRTLDDILEQVAGFRPRYVCVTGGEPLAQPNAIPLLKQLCDAGYEVSLETSGALDISAVDPRVSRVVDLKTPDSKEAHRNRYENIELLTPNDQVKFVICSREDYDWAVSKLIQYGLERRAGEVLFSPSHHDLNARDLADWVVADNLPVRLQLQLHKYLWNDEPGR; encoded by the coding sequence ATGCAAGACACATTGAGAATCACCGAAGTTTTCTACTCGTTGCAGGGGGAAACGCGGACTGCCGGGCTGCCCACTGTTTTTGTGCGCCTGACCGGTTGCCCATTGCGTTGCCAATACTGCGACAGCGCCTACGCGTTCAGCGGTGGCACGATCCGTACCCTCGACGACATCCTCGAGCAAGTGGCCGGCTTTCGCCCGCGCTACGTCTGCGTCACTGGCGGTGAGCCGCTGGCACAACCCAATGCCATCCCTTTGCTCAAACAGTTGTGCGATGCCGGCTACGAAGTCTCGCTGGAAACCAGCGGCGCCCTCGACATCTCGGCGGTCGATCCGCGGGTCAGTCGGGTTGTCGACCTGAAGACGCCTGACTCCAAAGAAGCCCATCGCAACCGTTACGAGAACATCGAACTGCTGACGCCCAACGATCAGGTGAAGTTTGTCATCTGCTCGCGGGAGGACTATGACTGGGCGGTATCGAAGCTGATCCAGTACGGTCTCGAGCGACGTGCAGGTGAAGTGCTGTTTTCCCCAAGTCACCATGACCTGAACGCTCGGGATCTGGCGGACTGGGTGGTGGCGGATAACCTGCCAGTGCGCCTGCAACTGCAGCTGCATAAATATCTATGGAATGATGAGCCGGGGCGCTGA
- the queC gene encoding 7-cyano-7-deazaguanine synthase QueC, giving the protein MTEQLNTSQKRAVILLSGGLDSATVVAMARAEGYACYTMSFDYGQRSHAELHAAARVARDLGVVEHKVIGLNLNGMGGSALTDTSIDIPEELGEGIPVTYVPARNTVFLSLALGWAEVLGARDIFIGVNAVDYSGYPDCRPEFIESFERMANLATKAGVEGNGFRIQAPLQNLSKAQIVQAGVKLGVDYGLTVSCYQADDDGRACGKCDSCRLRAEGFVAAGISDPTPYF; this is encoded by the coding sequence ATGACTGAACAACTGAACACTAGCCAAAAACGTGCGGTAATCCTGCTGTCGGGTGGTCTGGACTCGGCCACTGTTGTGGCGATGGCTCGCGCTGAAGGCTACGCCTGCTACACCATGAGTTTCGATTACGGTCAGCGTTCCCACGCCGAACTGCATGCCGCTGCTCGCGTCGCCCGCGACCTGGGTGTGGTCGAACACAAGGTGATCGGCCTGAACCTGAACGGCATGGGCGGTTCGGCCCTGACGGACACCAGCATCGATATCCCGGAAGAGCTGGGCGAAGGCATCCCGGTCACTTACGTGCCGGCGCGCAACACGGTTTTCCTGTCATTGGCATTGGGCTGGGCTGAAGTGCTCGGCGCCCGTGACATCTTTATCGGCGTCAACGCGGTGGACTATTCCGGTTATCCGGATTGCCGTCCCGAGTTCATCGAGTCGTTCGAGCGCATGGCCAATCTGGCGACCAAGGCGGGTGTGGAAGGCAATGGTTTCCGCATCCAGGCACCGCTGCAGAACCTCAGCAAGGCGCAGATTGTCCAGGCGGGCGTGAAGCTTGGCGTTGATTACGGGCTGACTGTGTCCTGCTATCAGGCCGACGATGATGGCCGTGCCTGTGGCAAATGCGACAGCTGCCGACTGCGTGCAGAAGGCTTTGTGGCGGCCGGAATCAGCGACCCGACACCTTATTTTTGA
- the nadA gene encoding quinolinate synthase NadA, protein MTQISERLLVQAHLDAKQPKPLTAEEEAYYRSAIAAELKAQDAVLVAHFYCDPIIQALAEETGGCVSDSLEMARFGNAHPAKTVVVAGVKFMGETAKILNPEKRVLMPTLEATCSLDLGCPVDEFSAFCDQHPERTVVVYANTSAAVKARADWVVTSSCALEIVESLMDNGETIIWGPDKHLGTYIQRQTGADMLLWDGACIVHEEFKSKQLEDMKALYPDAAILVHPESPTSVIELADAVGSTSQLIAAAQSLPNKTLIVATDRGIFYKMQQLCPDKVFIEAPTAGNGAACRSCAHCPWMAMNTLERTLKCLKEGSNEIFVDPALIPQAIRPLKRMLDFTQAARMKLAGNA, encoded by the coding sequence ATGACGCAGATTTCCGAACGCCTTCTGGTACAAGCCCACCTCGATGCCAAGCAGCCCAAGCCGCTGACAGCCGAGGAAGAGGCTTATTACCGTTCCGCCATCGCCGCCGAGCTCAAGGCTCAGGACGCGGTGCTGGTTGCCCACTTTTATTGCGATCCGATCATCCAGGCCCTCGCCGAAGAAACCGGCGGTTGTGTTTCCGATTCCCTGGAAATGGCCCGTTTCGGCAATGCCCATCCGGCCAAGACCGTGGTGGTTGCCGGCGTGAAGTTCATGGGCGAGACCGCGAAGATTCTCAACCCTGAAAAGCGCGTGCTGATGCCGACCCTGGAAGCGACCTGCTCGCTGGATCTCGGTTGCCCGGTGGATGAGTTCTCGGCGTTCTGCGATCAGCATCCGGAACGCACCGTGGTGGTGTATGCCAACACCTCGGCTGCGGTCAAAGCCCGGGCCGACTGGGTAGTGACCTCCAGCTGCGCACTGGAAATCGTCGAAAGCCTGATGGACAACGGCGAAACCATTATCTGGGGGCCGGACAAGCACCTGGGCACCTACATTCAGCGTCAGACCGGCGCCGACATGCTGCTCTGGGACGGTGCCTGCATCGTTCACGAGGAGTTCAAGTCCAAGCAGCTGGAAGACATGAAAGCGCTGTACCCGGATGCCGCCATTCTGGTGCACCCGGAGTCGCCGACTTCGGTGATCGAACTGGCGGACGCCGTGGGCTCTACCAGTCAGCTGATTGCCGCCGCTCAATCGCTGCCGAACAAGACCCTGATCGTCGCTACCGATCGCGGCATCTTCTACAAGATGCAGCAGCTGTGCCCGGACAAGGTCTTCATCGAGGCACCAACCGCCGGTAACGGCGCGGCGTGTCGCAGTTGCGCGCATTGCCCGTGGATGGCCATGAACACCCTTGAGCGCACGCTCAAGTGCCTGAAGGAGGGCTCGAACGAGATCTTCGTCGACCCGGCGCTCATTCCCCAGGCGATCCGCCCACTCAAGCGCATGCTCGATTTCACTCAGGCTGCGCGGATGAAGCTGGCCGGCAACGCCTGA
- the gcvT gene encoding glycine cleavage system aminomethyltransferase GcvT, which yields MSTEQLSKTPLHALHIELGARMVPFAGYDMPVQYPLGVMKEHQHTREQAGLFDVSHMGQIRLTGANAAKALETLVPVDIIDLPVGMQRYAMFTNETGGILDDLMVANLGNDELFLVVNAACKDQDLAHLQKHIGDQCKIEPLFEERALLALQGPAAVTVLARLAPEVAKMTFMQFTRVKLLGVDCFVSRSGYTGEDGFEISVPAADAEKLARALLAEPEVAAIGLGARDSLRLEAGLCLYGHDMNTETTPIEASLLWAISRSRRSDGARAGGFPGAEQVFAQQQNGVSRKRVGLLPQERTPVREGAEIVNEAGEIIGSVCSGGFGPTLGGPLAMGYLDSAYIALDTPVWAIVRGKKVPLLVSKMPFVPQRYYRG from the coding sequence ATGTCCACCGAACAACTGTCGAAAACCCCGCTGCACGCTCTGCACATCGAACTCGGCGCCCGCATGGTGCCGTTCGCCGGCTACGACATGCCGGTGCAATACCCGCTGGGCGTGATGAAGGAGCACCAGCACACCCGTGAGCAGGCCGGGCTGTTCGATGTCTCGCACATGGGCCAGATCCGCCTGACCGGCGCCAATGCCGCCAAAGCCCTGGAAACCCTGGTGCCGGTGGACATCATCGACCTGCCGGTAGGCATGCAGCGTTACGCGATGTTCACCAACGAAACCGGCGGCATCCTCGATGACCTGATGGTCGCCAACCTGGGCAACGACGAACTGTTCCTGGTGGTCAACGCCGCGTGCAAGGACCAGGACCTGGCCCATCTGCAGAAGCACATCGGCGATCAATGCAAGATCGAGCCTCTTTTTGAAGAACGCGCCCTGCTCGCCCTGCAAGGCCCGGCCGCCGTGACCGTGCTGGCTCGCCTGGCGCCGGAAGTGGCGAAAATGACTTTCATGCAATTCACCCGCGTGAAGCTGCTGGGCGTCGACTGCTTTGTCAGCCGTTCGGGCTACACCGGTGAAGACGGTTTCGAAATCTCGGTTCCGGCAGCCGACGCGGAAAAACTCGCGCGCGCCCTGCTGGCCGAACCGGAAGTCGCCGCCATCGGCCTCGGCGCCCGTGACTCGCTGCGCCTGGAAGCCGGCCTGTGCCTGTACGGCCACGACATGAACACCGAGACCACCCCGATCGAAGCCAGCCTGCTGTGGGCAATCTCCAGGTCTCGGCGTTCCGACGGTGCTCGCGCCGGTGGTTTCCCCGGTGCGGAACAAGTCTTCGCTCAGCAGCAAAACGGCGTTTCGCGTAAACGCGTCGGCCTGCTGCCGCAAGAGCGTACGCCGGTCCGTGAAGGTGCAGAGATCGTCAACGAAGCGGGCGAAATCATCGGCAGCGTGTGCAGCGGCGGTTTCGGTCCGACCTTGGGCGGCCCGTTGGCCATGGGTTATCTGGACAGCGCCTATATCGCACTCGACACGCCAGTCTGGGCGATTGTTCGTGGGAAAAAGGTGCCATTGCTTGTAAGCAAAATGCCATTTGTTCCACAACGCTACTATCGCGGTTGA